In Apium graveolens cultivar Ventura chromosome 10, ASM990537v1, whole genome shotgun sequence, the following are encoded in one genomic region:
- the LOC141690606 gene encoding kiwellin-1-like — protein sequence MQPRNGSDCCKKGKFYTTYKCSPPVSENTKATLTLNSFEKNGDDGGPSECDNQYHNDDTPVMTLSTGWYKGGSRCLNKITISANGRSVDAMVIDEYDSTMGCDNEYDYQPPCSNNIVDAPKAVWEALGLDQNVGEVDITWTDA from the coding sequence ATGCAACCAAGAAATGGCTCCGACTGCTGCAAGAAAGGTAAATTTTATACGACATACAAATGTTCACCTCCGGTCAGTGAGAACACCAAAGCGACTCTGACCTTAAATAGTTTTGAAAAGAATGGAGATGATGGTGGTCCATCTGAATGTGATAATCAATATCATAATGATGACACTCCTGTTATGACATTGTCGACCGGTTGGTACAAAGGAGGATCGAGATGCCTAAACAAAATCACCATAAGTGCTAATGGTCGAAGTGTGGATGCCATGGTTATAGACGAGTATGACTCTACCATGGGGTGTGATAATGAATATGATTATCAACCTCCATGCTCAAACAACATAGTGGATGCTCCGAAAGCTGTGTGGGAAGCTTTAGGTTTGGATCAGAATGTCGGGGAGGTTGACATTACCTGGACTGATGCTTAG